A region of Lycium barbarum isolate Lr01 chromosome 3, ASM1917538v2, whole genome shotgun sequence DNA encodes the following proteins:
- the LOC132632284 gene encoding heavy metal-associated isoprenylated plant protein 7-like, with the protein MGEEEKKPAEEVKKTEEEKKEEAPPKGEKSSGDEKADEKKTEESKDASPPPPQEIVLRVYMHCEGCARKVRKSLKGFQGVEDVLTDCKTHKVVVKGEKADPMKVLERVQKKSHRQVELLSPIPKPPAEEPKKPEDVKEVVKPEEKKEEPPQVIIVVLKVHMHCEACAQEIKRRIQKMKGVESAEPDLKNSQVTVKGVFEATQLVDYVSKRTGKRAVIVKVEPEKKEEEKPKEGNEEKKAEEGEKAAKKGEEGDKKAEGGGAAAAGGGAEETAGGKEEVVQEDPKFEMRRHELYYYYPQQNYQVYPQRYAHEMYAAYPPPPQMFSDENPNACSVM; encoded by the exons CCTCCAAAAGGTGAAAAATCAAGCGGTGATGAAAAGGCAGATGAAAAGAAAACTGAGGAATCCAAAGATGCTTCTCCACCACCGCCTCAAGAAATTGTCTTGAGAGTTTACATGCATTGTGAAGGTTGTGCTCGTAAAGTCCGTAAATCCCTTAAAGGCTTTCAAG GAGTTGAGGATGTTTTGACTGACTGCAAGACGCATAAGGTAGTGGTGAAAGGTGAAAAAGCAGATCCAATGAAGGTTCTAGAAAGAGTGCAAAAAAAGAGCCACCGTCAAGTTGAGCTTCTTTCTCCGATCCCAAAACCACCAGCTGAAGAACCAAAGAAGCCGGAAGACGTGAAAGAAGTTGTTAAACCCGAAGAGAAAAAAGAGGAG CCCCCTCAAGTGATTATAGTAGTTCTGAAAGTTCACATGCATTGTGAGGCTTGTGCTCAAGAAATCAAAAGGCGTATACAAAAAATGAAAG GTGTGGAGAGTGCAGAACCAGACTTGAAGAACTCACAAGTGACAGTAAAAGGGGTTTTTGAGGCAACACAACTGGTGGATTATGTAAGCAAAAGAACAGGGAAAAGGGCAGTTATAGTTAAAGTAGAaccagagaagaaagaagaggagaAACCCAAAGAAGGAAATGAAGAGAAGAAAGCCGAGGAAGGCGAAAAAGCCGCGAAAAAAGGCGAGGAAGGAGACAAAAAGGCGGAGGGTGGCGGTGCCGCTGCAGCCGGTGGTGGTGCTGAAGAAACTGCTGGTGGTAAAGAAGAAGTTGTTCAAGAAGATCCAAAATTCGAAATGAGAAGGCATGAGCTTTACTACTATTACCCACAGCAGAACTATCAGGTTTACCCTCAAAGATATGCACATGAAATGTATGCTGCATATCCTCCACCTCCACAAATGTTTAGTGACGAGAACCCCAATGCATGTTCTGTGATGTAA